From Zingiber officinale cultivar Zhangliang chromosome 5B, Zo_v1.1, whole genome shotgun sequence, the proteins below share one genomic window:
- the LOC121986842 gene encoding uncharacterized protein LOC121986842, with protein sequence MGLPPPELAPQLIKMMEEQRMAGQAGSSRLDLAGPSTQQPGRGKEPEGSREVENRGNAVVREIGMISGGPTDGDSGRARKSHVRRLEVHAVGCSQEQAAGPALSFGPADLEGLELPHDDALIIKAIIANSRVARVLVDTGSSVNILFRTAFEEMQIDAVELQPVATSLYGFTGNEVKPIGQIKLAISLGTEPLECRSHIPANDG encoded by the exons ATGGGTTTGCCCCCGCCTGAGTTAGCGCCTCAGTTGATCAAAATGATGGAAGAACAAAGGATGGCAGGGCAGGCTGGATCATCTCGTCTCGACCTAGCGGGACCTAGCACTCAGCAACCTGGTCGGGGAAAGGAACCGGAAGGATCACGAGAGGTCGAAAACAGAGGTAATGCAGTTGTTagagagataggcatgatctctggagggccgACCGACGGAGACTCAGGGAGAGCACGTAAGTCTCACGTTCGGCGATTGGAGGTTCATGCTGTCGGATGCAGTCAGGAGCAAGCTGCTGGCCCTGCTCTTAGCTTCGGGCCTGCAGACCTGGAGGGTCTGGAGTTGCCTCATGACGATGCGCTCATCATCAAAGCCATCATCGCCAATAGTCGAGTTGCTCGGGTTTTAGtcgataccgggagctcggttaaCATTCTATTCAGGACTGCATTTGAAGAAATGCAGATTGATGCCGTCGAACTTCAGCCAGTGGCTACATCTCTGTATGGATTTACCGGCAATGAAGTGAAGCCTATTGGCCAGATTAAGCTGGCAATATCTTTGGGCACCGAGCCACTG GAATGCCGGAGCCACATACCAGcgaatgatggataa